The Montipora capricornis isolate CH-2021 unplaced genomic scaffold, ASM3666992v2 scaffold_448, whole genome shotgun sequence genomic interval AGACGAAATTGAATGTCAGTTCATTTTAGACGTCGAATATAATTTTCGATGTCGTTTTGTGCCTGCATTGACTTTTATCAGCGGAGAACTTCCAAAAAAAACATGGTGGCGTTCAGAGAGGCAGTAATGCTAAAGATTGCTCTGGCGAGGCGAAGGCGTAGGAATTTGTCTTTTCAGATGGCAACACTTGTAGCAGTAAGACGAAAATTCAGGCTTCGACTGAGTAGCTTTATTATGTTTATTACTGCAGCAAgtgggagaagaagaggaacgTTTTCGTAGTATCCGAAGGTGTGAGAGAAATGCTGGGTGGTGGGAAATGGTGTGGTCAACTTATGACAATTCAAGATTCAAGAAAACCTTTCGTGTGACGCGCCAAACGTTTTGCTATATACTAGAGAATATCAGGCAGGATATCACAAAGGATCAGCTGACTGAAATGCCAATTTCTCCGGAGTGCAGATTAGCAATATGTCTTTATCGGCTTGGGAGGGGTGATTACCTGTACACAATAGCAGAATTGTTTGGCGTTGGGCTAGCGATTATCCATGTAATTGTTAAGGAAGTCTGCGGGGCAATCGTTAAAAACTTTTGGAAGAAGGCAGTGACAAATCATTTCCCAACTTCTGAACAGGATTTTACAGAAGTCATGGTAGACATGAACCAGCTTTGGCAATTTCCTTGGTGTTGGGGAGCAATTGATGGTTGCCACATCCCAATTCAGTGCCCACCTGGTGGAGAGGAAGCTTGCCAACCGTACCCTCACTATAAACCCtttttctcaattgttatgATGGCCATTGTCGATGGTGCAGTAAGATTCATGTGGGTCAGCGTAGGATTTCCAGGGAACTCGCATGACTCGATTATTTTTCAGTCTACTCAGCTATGGAGTGATATCACGGAAAAGAAAGTGATCCCCGAAATATCACAGAACATTCAAGGAACAGACATTTATCCTATGATTCTAGGGGATTCAGCTTTCCCTTTTCGTATTTGGTTGATGAAACCTTACTCCAATGCTGTTCTGAGTGCTGAACAGCACTATTTTAACTACCGCCTCAGCAGGGCAAGGATGGTATCAGAAAGGGCTTTTGGCCAGCTGAAGAGTCGATGGAGAGTTCTCTACCGTAAATCATCTTGTCAACCTGTTGTGTTCTTCACAATGTTTTTATAGACATGAGTG includes:
- the LOC138036008 gene encoding uncharacterized protein, producing MVWSTYDNSRFKKTFRVTRQTFCYILENIRQDITKDQLTEMPISPECRLAICLYRLGRGDYLYTIAELFGVGLAIIHVIVKEVCGAIVKNFWKKAVTNHFPTSEQDFTEVMVDMNQLWQFPWCWGAIDGCHIPIQCPPGGEEACQPYPHYKPFFSIVMMAIVDGAVRFMWVSVGFPGNSHDSIIFQSTQLWSDITEKKVIPEISQNIQGTDIYPMILGDSAFPFRIWLMKPYSNAVLSAEQHYFNYRLSRARMVSERAFGQLKSRWRVLYRKSSCQPVVFFTMFL